One genomic segment of Coffea arabica cultivar ET-39 chromosome 6e, Coffea Arabica ET-39 HiFi, whole genome shotgun sequence includes these proteins:
- the LOC113703164 gene encoding 6,7,8-trihydroxycoumarin synthase-like, protein MAIFQPPQENLPPEVMEIVLIIALLSALPIIFLILLQKNSRKYSTKSHPPLPGPPGIPIIGNMHQFDPSAPHVYLGELSRKYGPLMSLKLGSMPVLVVSSARMAEEVMKNHDLIFCSRPPMLGQRKLSYNGLDIAFALYNEQWRELRKICVLHLLSSKRVQSFRPIREDEVYRMIQKIHRESASSQVTDLTHTLLSLTSTMICRIGFGKRYDEEGQERKRFHFLLQEAQAMFVAFYFSDYFPTIGWLDKYTGMLSRLEKVFNKLDLFYQELIDEHLDPNRPTSMDGDIIDLLIQLQKDRSTPFDLTVDHIKATLMNVFFAGSETSAGTVIWAMTALIKNPTALEKAQNEIQEVLGEKKMIDEDDIQKLPYLKAIIKETMRLYPVAPLLVPRYTMESCILDGYEIQPKTTVYVNAWAIGRDPEYWENPHEFLPERFLNSTIDATGKHFQLIPFGAGRRGCPGYSLGIAAVELALANLLNSFNWGLPSGVKKEDIDTDVLPGLAMLKKNALRLVAKKRVSS, encoded by the exons ATGGCCATTTTCCAGCCACCTCAAGAAAATCTTCCTCCTGAAGTGATGGAGATAGTATTGATCATTGCTTTACTTTCAGCTCTTCCCATAATTTTCCTGATTCTTCTTCAGAAAAACAGCAGGAAATATTCAACAAAATCTCATCCTCCTCTCCCTGGTCCTCCTGGGATTCCAATCATTGGAAACATGcatcaatttgatccctcaGCCCCACATGTCTATCTCGGGGAGCTTTCCAGAAAGTATGGCCCTCTCATGTCCCTCAAGCTTGGATCCATGCCAGTACTTGTGGTTTCTTCAGCAAGAATGGCAGAAGAAGTTATGAAAAATCATGACTTAATTTTCTGTAGCCGGCCACCTATGCTTGGCCAGCGAAAATTGTCCTACAATGGCCTGGACATCGCGTTCGCACTGTACAATGAGCAATGGAGAGAATTGAGAAAGATTTGTGTTCTTCATCTCTTGAGCTCCAAGAGAGTTCAATCATTTCGTCCTATACGCGAAGATGAGGTCTACCGAATGATTCAAAAGATACACCGGGAATCTGCTTCATCACAAGTAACTGACTTGACTCACACTTTATTGTCTCTCACAAGTACAATGATTTGCCGAATTGGATTTGGAAAAAGGTATGACGAGGAAggccaagaaagaaaaagattccaCTTTCTCTTGCAAGAAGCTCAGGCAATGTTTGTTGCATTCTATTTCTCTGATTATTTTCCTACAATTGGTTGGTTGGATAAATACACTGGGATGCTATCTCGACTGGAGAAAGTTTTCAACAAGCTTGATTTGTTCTACCAAGAACTCATTGATGAGCACCTGGATCCAAATAGGCCAACGTCAATGGATGGAGACATTATTGATCTCTTGATTCAATTACAGAAGGACAGATCAACTCCGTTTGATCTGACTGTGGATCACATCAAGGCCACGCTTATG AACGTATTTTTTGCCGGGTCAGAAACTTCAGCAGGCACAGTAATCTGGGCAATGACAGCACTTATCAAGAACCCTACGGCACTGGAAAAAGCTCAAAACGAAATCCAAGAGGTGCTTGGAGAGAAAAAAATGATAGATGAAGATGATATTCAAAAGCTTCCCTATCTCAAAGCAATCATCAAGGAGACTATGAGATTGTACCCAGTTGCTCCTCTTTTAGTCCCAAGATACACAATGGAAAGTTGCATCCTAGACGGGTATGAGATCCAGCCCAAGACTACCGTTTACGTGAACGCTTGGGCAATTGGAAGAGATCCTGAGTATTGGGAAAATCCACATGAGTTCTTGCCTGAGAGATTCTTGAATAGTACTATAGATGCAACAGGGAAACACTTTCAATTGATCCCGTTTGGGGCAGGCAGAAGAGGCTGCCCGGGATACTCCCTGGGAATAGCAGCTGTGGAGCTTGCACTTGCTAATCTTTTGAACTCATTCAATTGGGGATTGCCTTCTGGAGTGAAGAAAGAGGACATTGATACTGATGTTTTACCTGGTCTTGCTATGCTTAAGAAAAATGCCCTGCGACTTGTGGCAAAGAAACGTGTGTCTTCGTAG
- the LOC113738639 gene encoding cytochrome P450 83B1-like, translating into MEILIALISTLLVVVLSVLQKNRMRSSRTKNPPPPASNGELRKISVLHLFSNRRVQSFRGIREDEVSRMIRKISKEASSSQVTNLSKTLLSLSSTLICRIAFGKKYDEEDQQRRRFHDLLQEMQAAFVGFFFSDYIPSIGWLDSLNGMRPRLERTCRKLDSFLQELIDEHLNPNRPESMNGDIIDIMLQLLQEQSTSFDLTQDHIKSNAHGSDTIAATIIWAMAALMKSLEAILKKAQAEIRGAVGNKDIVNEDDIQKLPYLKAIVKETFRLYPPALLSVPRQTLANCIINGYDIQSNSIVYTNVWAIGRDPEYWENPNEFLPERCLNSSVDMKQKDFQLIPFGAGRRGCPGYSLVLAMVEVGLANLLYSFDWELPSGIKKDDIDTQVLPGLTMLKKNDLLLSAKNVCA; encoded by the exons ATGGAGATATTGATTGCTTTAATCTCAACACTTCTAGTTGTCGTCCTAAGCGTTCTTCAAAAGAACAGGATGAGatcatcaagaacaaaaaaTCCTCCACCACCAG CGAGCAATGGAGAGCTGAGAAAGATTTCTGTTCTTCATCTCTTCAGCAACAGAAGGGTGCAGTCATTTCGTGGTATTCGTGAAGATGAAGTCTCCCGGATGATCAGAAAGATATCCAAGGAAGCATCTTCATCTCAAGTGACGAATTTGAGTAAGACTTTACTATCACTTTCAAGTACGCTTATCTGTAGAATTGCTTTCGGAAAGAAGTATGATGAGGAAGATCAACAAAGAAGACGATTCCATGATCTCCTCCAAGAAATGCAGGCCGCATTCGTGGGGTTCTTTTTCTCAGACTATATTCCTTCAATTGGTTGGCTTGATAGCCTCAATGGGATGCGTCCTCGACTTGAGCGGACTTGCAGGAAGttagattcatttcttcaaGAACTCATCGACGAACACTTAAATCCAAATAGGCCAGAGTCCATGAACGGTGATATCATTGACATCATGCTTCAATTACTTCAAGAACAATCAACTTCCTTTGATCTAACGCAAGATCACATCAAAAGCAATGCTCATG GGTCGGATACTATTGCAGCTACGATAATCTGGGCAATGGCAGCACTGATGAAGAGCCTTGAagcaatattgaagaaggcacAAGCAGAGATTAGAGGTGCAGTTGGAAATAAAGATATAGTAAACGAAGATGATATTCAAAAGCTCCCTTATCTCAAGGCAATTGTCAAGGAGACCTTCAGATTGTATCCTCCAGCTCTACTTTCAGTTCCAAGACAGACGCTAGCAAATTGCATTATAAATGGTTACGATATCCAGTCCAATTCTATAGTTTACACAAATGTCTGGGCGATTGGAAGAGATCCCGAGTATTGGGAAAATCCAAATGAGTTTTTGCCTGAGAGATGCTTGAATAGCAGTGTAGATATGAAACAGAAAGACTTTCAACTGATACCATTTGGAGCTGGCCGAAGGGGCTGCCCTGGATATTCTCTGGTACTCGCAATGGTGGAAGTTGGACTTGCCAATCTTCTGTACTCTTTTGACTGGGAATTACCTTCTGGGATCAAGAAAGATGACATTGATACTCAAGTTTTACCAGGTCTTACAATGCTTAAGAAAAATGATCTGCTACTTTCGGCAAAAAATGTGTGTGCGTAG